The following proteins are co-located in the Solanum pennellii chromosome 8, SPENNV200 genome:
- the LOC107027578 gene encoding uncharacterized protein LOC107027578, which translates to MELKDYSIVKHLEKTPTQISVWALLMSSQLHRQALMKALDDTYVPVGTSSDNVAAMINQVIRGHQINFCDKELPFEGRSHNKALHITVICRKRVIDRVLVDDGSGLNICPLSTLRQLSFDLRKLEQNQVNVRAFDGVHRDTLGAVNLVIQMGPTKFSAQFKVLDIDTSNNLLLGKPFIHMAGAMPSTLHQMMKLIWKDEELIIHGEGSHSGTQTPIIDGVSREKEVELADIRDAEHGEQLQNWTFTLILIPGSSCDMLGLSTNDVSHKLPINPGLSPVKQKARKFKPELSLKIKEYITKHIESRLVEVMQYPTWLANIVPVAKKDEKIRICVDYIDLNKASPKDNFPLPDIHILIDNCAKHEMQSFLDCNAGYHQILMDEENA; encoded by the exons ATGGAGCTAAAGGACTACTCGATTGTTAAGCATTTGGAGAAAACCCCAACTCAGATTTCTGTGTGGGCCCTGTTGATGAGCTCCCAGCTACATAGGCAGGCCTTGATGAAGGCTCTGGACGACACATATGTTCCCGTGGGAACAAGTAGCGATAATGTAGCGGCTATGATCAATCAAGTTATCCGAGGGCATCAAATTAACTTTTGTGACAAAGAGTTGCCCTTTGAAGGGAGGTCGCACAACAAGGCGTTACATATCACTGTCATATGCCGCAAAAGGGTCATAGACCGTGTCCTTGTGGATGATGGGTCTGGTCTCAACATTTGCCCACTGTCGACTCTAAGGCAGTTAAGTTTTGACTTGAGGAAGCTGGAACAAAACCAGGTCAATGTAAGAGCCTTCGACGGAGTACATAGAGATACGTTGGGAGCGGTGAATTTGGTCATCCAAATGGGTCCGACAAAGTTTAGTGCACAGTTTAAGGTCTTGGACATTGACACCAGCAATAACCTTCTTCTGGGAAAGCCTTTCATCCATATGGCTGGAGCTATGCCTTCTACTCTTCACCAGATGATGAAGCTCATTTGGAAAGACGAAGAACTAATCATTCATGGCGAAGGGAGTCACTCCGGCACGCAAACGCCCATTATTGATGGAGTCTCGCGAG AAAAAGAGGTTGAGCTAGCTGATATCCGTGATGCTGAGCATGGAGAACAGCTGCAGAATTGGACTTTTACACTAATCTTGATTCCCGGATCATCTTG TGACATGCTAGGGCTGAGTACCAATGATGTATCTCATAAGTTGCCAATTAATCCAGGGCTTAGTCCAGTAAAACAGAAGGCTCGGAAGTTCAAGCCCGAGTTAAGTTTGAAGATTAAAGAATATATCACCAAACATATTGAATCTCGATTAGTGGAAGTGATGCAATACCCAACTTGGTTGGCCAATATTGTTCCCGTCGCCAAAAAAGATGAGAAGATCAGAATATGTGTTGATTACATAGATCTCAACAAAGCAAGTccaaaggataattttccatTGCCGGACATTCACATTCTGATCGACAACTGTGCTAAGCATGAGATGCAGTCGTTTCTGGATTGTAACGCAGGTTATCATCAGATCCTGATGGACGAAGAAAATGcataa